The following nucleotide sequence is from Limisphaerales bacterium.
GCCGTTTTGGAAGGGTTGGCGCTTCGAATCGGACAGCACTTCAAGAAACTGCCGCGGCACAGGCTCGCCGCGTTGGTGTGGATTGCCGCGGTTGAAAATCATCGGCTCGTGCGGCGGGGAAATATCCGTCAGCACCATCGCGCGTGGCGGCGCGCCTTTGCCGGTCATGCTCCATTGCTCGACGGCTTTGATGAGTTTTTTGTAAACCGCTTGGTCGGGCCGATCGGGAATGAGCGCGAGGAAGCCCCAGCCGAGGCGGCGGGGAATCATCGGCGGCGAGTTTGGTCCGTAAAGAACAAGCCGCAGCGCCTCGGAATCGGCGTCGGCGAGGCAGGTGCTTTCGGTTTTCTGCTTTTGCCATTCGGCATCGACGGTTTTGAAAAGTTTGTCGTAGCCGTCGACGATGTCTTTCATCGACTTCGGTGGCGCGTCGGAGAAGGCAGCGCGGACGCGTACGTTCATCGGCAGTGCGACCGCTGCGCCAAACAACTCGCGATGCACCACCGAGGCCTGCGCGGCGAACTCGTCATCGGCCAACGCGGCGAAGCGATGCCACACCGTCCATACGGGGTCGCGTTGGCGTCGGGCGGTTTTCAAAAACATTTCCCACCGATGAATGACGTAGGGATTGATGGCGCCCTTGTCGGCGAGCAGCATAAAGTTTTCCGTGCTCGGCTGATTGCGTTTGGCGTGGACGGCGGTGAGGTATTCGGCGGTGCGCGTGCGGGCGGTGGTGATGATGTTCGCGCGCGTTTTGGCTACAAAATCATTTAGCGCCTTAAGGCGTTTTGTCATTTCGGCATCGAAGGCTCGGCGTTCGGCGGTGTCGGGCGCGGTTTGAAAAGTGGGCTGCAGCGTTGGTTCTGATGCGCTGCGGAAGACGCCGTAGAGCGAATAATAATCTGCTGTTGGAATGGGGTCATACTTGTGGTCGTGGCAGCGCGCGCAGGAAACCGTGAGTCCCATCAGCCCGCGCGTGGTGACGTCAATGCGGTCATCGAGAATGTCGTGGATGTTGCCCGAGAAGCGCGCGCCGAGCGTGAGGAATCCTAGCGCGGTCAGCGGTGTTTGATCATCGCCGAGATCGAGTTGATCGGCGGCGAGTTGTTCGACGATGAATTGATCAAAGGGCTTGTCCTCATTCAACGCGCGAATCACGTAGTCGCGATACGTCCACGCCCACGGGAAAGTTTTTTCCTCAAAAAACACATAGCCCTTGTTGTCCGCGTAACGCGCGACATCGAGCCAGTGGCGGCCCCAATGCTCGCCGTAGCGCGGGGAGGCGAGGAGTTTGGCCAATGTGGAATGCGGATTGCGGAATGTAGAATTGGGTTCAGGCGGCAGCCCCGTGAGCGCGAAATAGGCGCGGCGGTTCAGCACATGATTCGGCGCGCGCGGGGCGGGTTGGAGATGGGCCGCCTCGAGCTTGGCGAGGATGAACCGGTCGATGGGGTTTTGCACCCACGCCTCGTTTTTCACGCGCGGCGGTTGGGGGGCGCCGATGGGCTGGAAAGCCCAGTGCGGTGCCTCGGCGTGAGGGGCATCCATTTGCGGCGAGGTGCAACCGGCCAACCCCAACACAGTCACGGCAATGAATTTTATCCAGCCCTTCATGACGCTCGAAAAAGTTTGGACGCGCTCGACAGTGTTTGCACTGAAAAAATCA
It contains:
- a CDS encoding DUF1553 domain-containing protein, which translates into the protein MKGWIKFIAVTVLGLAGCTSPQMDAPHAEAPHWAFQPIGAPQPPRVKNEAWVQNPIDRFILAKLEAAHLQPAPRAPNHVLNRRAYFALTGLPPEPNSTFRNPHSTLAKLLASPRYGEHWGRHWLDVARYADNKGYVFFEEKTFPWAWTYRDYVIRALNEDKPFDQFIVEQLAADQLDLGDDQTPLTALGFLTLGARFSGNIHDILDDRIDVTTRGLMGLTVSCARCHDHKYDPIPTADYYSLYGVFRSASEPTLQPTFQTAPDTAERRAFDAEMTKRLKALNDFVAKTRANIITTARTRTAEYLTAVHAKRNQPSTENFMLLADKGAINPYVIHRWEMFLKTARRQRDPVWTVWHRFAALADDEFAAQASVVHRELFGAAVALPMNVRVRAAFSDAPPKSMKDIVDGYDKLFKTVDAEWQKQKTESTCLADADSEALRLVLYGPNSPPMIPRRLGWGFLALIPDRPDQAVYKKLIKAVEQWSMTGKGAPPRAMVLTDISPPHEPMIFNRGNPHQRGEPVPRQFLEVLSDSKRQPFQNGSGRLELARAIAAPDNPLTARVLVNRVWAWHFGRGLVTTPSDFGTRSKPPSHPELLDWLATDFIKHKWSLKHLHRQIMTSATWQMSSTHPGEIQNSKIRNPNLTDAENRWLWKFNRRRLGFEPMRDALVTATGQLDTRLGGPPVNVLGGFNGRRSIYGRINRMDLAPVLRAFDFPDPNLTCARREPTTVSPQALYLMNNATIADYAKRIAARKDLPAGQSAKVEQIFKILFSRLPDAGETALAGKYLGKKPDAARWQNFIHALLLTNEFSFVD